The Macrobrachium rosenbergii isolate ZJJX-2024 chromosome 46, ASM4041242v1, whole genome shotgun sequence genome has a window encoding:
- the LOC136830118 gene encoding uncharacterized protein slr1819-like: MSSPEEEGTLERSNLERGDLERGYLERGSLGRSNLERGDLERGYLEKSTLGRSNLERGDLERGSLEKGTLERSNLERGGLERGYLEKDTLERSKLERGDLERGSLEKGTLERSNLEKGNLERDNLERGTLGRDNLERATLERVNLERGNLERDNLERGNLERDNLENQRLKFTAPT, from the coding sequence GTACCTTAGAAAGAAGTAATCTGGAAAGAGGTGATTTGGAAAGAGGTTATCTGGAAAGAGGTAGCTTGGGAAGAAGTAATCTGGAAAGAGGTGATTTGGAAAGAGGTTATCTGGAAAAAAGTACCTTGGGAAGAAGTAATCTGGAAAGAGGTGATTTGGAAAGAGGTTCTCTGGAAAAAGGTACCTTAGAAAGAAGTAATCTGGAAAgaggtggtttggaaagaggttATCTGGAAAAAGATACCTTAGAAAGAAGTAAACTGGAAAGAGGTGATTTGGAAAGAGGTTCTCTGGAAAAAGGTACCTTAGAAAGAAGTAATCTGGAAAAGGGTAATCTGGAAAGAGATAACCTGGAAAGGGGTACCCTGGGAAGAGATAATCTGGAAAGAGCTACCTTGGAAAGAGTTAACTTGGAAAGAGGTAATCTGGAAAGAGATAATCTGGAAAGAGGTAATCTGGAAAGAGATAATCTGGAAAACCAACGACTGAAATTCACAGCGCCCACGTAA